In Tolypothrix sp. NIES-4075, the following proteins share a genomic window:
- a CDS encoding SulP family inorganic anion transporter — protein sequence MHFIRNKYKNKSITVARELNFARVKNIDFSHVRGDVLAGMTVALALIPESLAFAAIAKVEPMVALYTSFCIAIIISVFGGRPAMISAATGSMSLLMTSLVEKHGVEYLFAATILTGIVQFIMGVGKLSRFFSFIPQSVIAGFINALGILIFVAQVKQFAGEPWQMYLMVAATLAIVYLLPRITKIVPSPLVAIVIMTIVAITTNVNVRRVGDIGNITGTLPSFHLPHIDFSLESFLIILPYSLTLSIVGLLESLLTADLLNELTETKSSKNREVKGQGIANIVTGFFGGMAGCGMVGQSIINIRSGGKGRLSTFVSGAFLLTLIFVFRDIVKQIPMAALIGIMIMVSFETFSWKSLQQLRKMPLSDAIVMPVTVAIALLTNNLANGVLVGVIISTFIFAWKAAQIKAIKSFDACGAKIYTISGQLFFGSINSFVEFFNYAEDPEKVIIDFHHAHVWDHAAVTAIYQVVARYEKLDKHVVIVGMNQDQSFISQLASEEFVN from the coding sequence GTGCATTTTATTAGAAATAAATACAAAAACAAGAGTATTACAGTAGCTCGCGAATTAAATTTTGCCAGAGTAAAAAATATAGATTTTTCTCATGTTAGAGGTGATGTTTTAGCAGGGATGACTGTAGCGTTAGCATTGATTCCAGAATCTCTGGCTTTTGCTGCTATAGCTAAAGTTGAACCAATGGTAGCTCTATATACTTCCTTTTGTATAGCGATCATTATTTCCGTGTTTGGTGGAAGACCGGCAATGATTTCGGCTGCAACTGGTTCAATGTCGTTACTGATGACATCATTAGTAGAAAAACATGGAGTTGAGTATTTATTTGCAGCCACCATTCTAACTGGGATAGTTCAATTTATCATGGGAGTTGGGAAATTAAGCAGATTTTTTAGCTTTATTCCCCAATCAGTTATAGCAGGTTTTATTAATGCGCTAGGCATATTAATCTTTGTAGCTCAAGTTAAACAATTTGCTGGAGAACCTTGGCAAATGTATTTGATGGTAGCAGCTACATTGGCGATCGTTTATCTTTTACCTCGTATTACCAAAATTGTACCATCACCGTTAGTTGCGATTGTAATTATGACAATCGTGGCAATAACTACAAACGTCAATGTTCGCAGAGTCGGAGATATTGGTAATATTACAGGTACGCTACCATCGTTTCATCTGCCGCATATTGACTTTTCTTTAGAAAGCTTTTTAATTATTCTGCCTTACTCATTAACGCTCTCTATAGTCGGTCTTTTAGAATCTTTATTAACCGCAGATTTACTCAATGAATTAACAGAAACCAAAAGTTCTAAAAATCGAGAAGTCAAAGGTCAGGGTATTGCCAACATTGTCACAGGCTTTTTTGGTGGAATGGCTGGTTGTGGGATGGTTGGACAATCAATTATTAATATAAGGTCTGGAGGCAAAGGACGTTTATCAACTTTTGTTTCTGGGGCTTTTTTATTAACTTTAATCTTTGTTTTTCGAGATATAGTTAAGCAGATACCGATGGCGGCATTAATTGGTATTATGATTATGGTGTCTTTTGAAACCTTTAGTTGGAAATCACTACAACAGTTAAGAAAAATGCCGCTGAGTGATGCAATTGTCATGCCTGTAACGGTGGCGATCGCTCTCTTGACTAATAACCTTGCTAATGGTGTTTTGGTAGGCGTAATTATTAGCACTTTTATTTTCGCTTGGAAAGCAGCCCAAATCAAAGCAATAAAATCTTTCGATGCTTGTGGGGCGAAAATATATACAATATCCGGACAACTTTTCTTTGGTTCAATTAACAGCTTTGTTGAGTTCTTTAACTATGCTGAAGACCCGGAAAAAGTAATCATTGACTTTCATCATGCTCATGTATGGGATCATGCCGCTGTAACTGCAATTTATCAAGTGGTTGCTCGATATGAAAAATTAGATAAGCATGTGGTTATTGTTGGTATGAATCAAGATCAGTCATTTATAAGTCAGCTAGCATCGGAAGAATTTGTGAACTGA
- a CDS encoding multicopper oxidase family protein has product MMKITRREAIKLGLAGSGVLLSPLGFPSIASAALSPQIPRFQAAFRVPPYLKPVRSDRTTDYYEITMQKSSVEILPGKKTEIWSYNGISPGPTIRQRGGKRDEGGRQSVVRFINKLGQDPQGGLINAVIHLHGMASLPYYDGYAIDYVPPEHFKDYIYPNDRAATLWYHDHTLDYTSRNVYMGLAGMYIVEDEYELNLGLPKGDYDVPLILQDKRLASDGRLIFDDNNQRSLYGDIILVNGVPWPQMQVANRKYRFRVLNASTSRNYQLSLSQKQDSQTGGEKLIVIGTDAGLFGEPVELVSPLQSLPVGMAERYDIIIDFSQYPIGSQVFLKNVGFSGTIDNDVRTHTIMRFDVVRSEEDDSIIPSKIRAVESLADKAIARTRTFRFERNNGQWKINNRTWDSNRVDANPQPDDIEIWNLVNPGSGWVHPVHIHLVDCQILNRNGLPPRPHERGWKDVFLVGEFETVSVITRFRSRDRNDIKGKFMMHCHNLVHEDHVMMTQFEVGQGGLDPVTTAPAQLISQMLPL; this is encoded by the coding sequence ATGATGAAAATTACCAGAAGAGAAGCAATTAAACTTGGGTTAGCTGGTAGTGGAGTTCTTCTATCTCCATTGGGATTTCCAAGTATTGCTTCAGCAGCATTGAGTCCACAAATTCCGCGTTTTCAGGCAGCTTTTCGCGTTCCCCCGTATCTCAAACCTGTGCGTAGCGATCGCACTACCGATTATTATGAAATTACGATGCAGAAGTCTTCAGTGGAGATTCTGCCAGGAAAGAAAACGGAAATCTGGAGTTATAACGGCATTAGTCCGGGTCCAACAATTAGGCAACGTGGTGGTAAGCGTGATGAAGGAGGACGGCAATCAGTTGTCCGCTTTATTAATAAGTTAGGTCAAGATCCGCAGGGAGGTTTAATTAATGCAGTCATCCATTTACACGGTATGGCATCGCTGCCGTATTATGATGGCTATGCGATCGATTATGTCCCTCCCGAACACTTCAAAGATTATATTTATCCTAACGATCGCGCTGCTACGCTGTGGTATCACGATCACACCCTAGACTACACTTCGCGCAACGTGTACATGGGATTAGCAGGTATGTACATTGTTGAAGATGAATATGAATTGAATTTGGGACTACCCAAAGGTGATTATGATGTGCCGCTGATTCTTCAAGATAAGCGATTGGCGAGTGATGGCAGATTAATCTTTGATGACAATAATCAAAGAAGCCTTTACGGTGATATCATTCTGGTAAATGGGGTTCCTTGGCCCCAAATGCAAGTAGCTAATCGAAAGTATCGCTTTCGGGTTTTAAATGCCTCCACATCCCGAAATTATCAACTTTCCTTGAGTCAGAAACAAGACTCACAAACCGGCGGTGAAAAGTTGATTGTAATTGGCACTGATGCAGGCTTATTTGGCGAACCTGTCGAATTGGTGAGTCCCTTACAATCTTTGCCTGTGGGTATGGCAGAACGCTACGATATCATTATCGATTTTTCTCAATATCCTATTGGCAGCCAAGTCTTCTTAAAGAATGTTGGCTTCTCCGGCACAATTGATAATGATGTGCGAACCCACACGATTATGCGCTTTGATGTTGTGCGTTCTGAAGAAGATGATAGTATTATTCCTAGTAAAATACGTGCTGTAGAGTCTTTAGCAGATAAAGCGATCGCTCGCACCCGCACCTTCCGTTTTGAGCGCAATAATGGACAATGGAAAATTAACAACCGAACTTGGGACTCAAACCGCGTCGATGCCAATCCGCAACCAGATGACATTGAAATTTGGAATTTAGTCAATCCTGGAAGTGGTTGGGTGCATCCTGTCCACATTCATCTAGTTGATTGCCAGATTCTCAACCGCAACGGTTTACCACCTCGTCCTCATGAGCGAGGTTGGAAAGATGTCTTCTTAGTTGGTGAATTCGAGACAGTCAGCGTAATTACTCGATTTCGCAGTCGCGATCGCAATGACATCAAAGGTAAGTTTATGATGCACTGCCACAATCTGGTTCACGAAGACCATGTAATGATGACCCAATTTGAAGTTGGTCAAGGTGGCTTAGACCCAGTAACAACCGCACCCGCGCAATTAATTTCCCAAATGTTACCGCTGTAA
- a CDS encoding NmrA/HSCARG family protein, whose protein sequence is MSDSGATESKVGKVLLIGVTGGTGGNVVKGFREQQLTNLRAITRKIDLNRPSLSKMSEAGVELVEANLDDENSLVAAMKGISAVYCHATSADSAKPDPLEVERAKRVAQAAKKADIKHFVYNSAGGADRNSGIPHIEQKYKVEQILKAAGLPTTMLRACLFMEEFWKKYTRPSILKGTFPFSIQPDKPLHLITTIDMGRVAAYVMKNPDKYIGQEIELAGDVLTPKQLAEAFSKAQGTTVVHKETPAWIFLLLFQKELYALIQWYRHKGYQADVQHLRQEFPGLLTTFDEFLQETNWGNKELTYESLSGLGDAKSRE, encoded by the coding sequence ATGTCAGATTCCGGTGCTACAGAGTCGAAAGTTGGTAAAGTTCTGCTCATCGGTGTTACTGGTGGCACCGGCGGTAATGTGGTCAAAGGATTTCGCGAACAGCAACTTACTAACCTGCGTGCCATAACTAGAAAAATTGACCTGAACCGTCCTTCGCTGTCGAAAATGAGCGAAGCTGGAGTTGAGTTGGTTGAAGCCAATTTAGACGATGAAAACTCTCTCGTAGCAGCTATGAAGGGCATTTCGGCTGTTTATTGCCACGCTACCTCTGCCGACTCTGCCAAACCCGATCCGCTAGAAGTTGAGAGGGCAAAGCGCGTTGCACAAGCGGCAAAAAAAGCCGACATCAAGCACTTCGTTTATAACTCCGCAGGTGGTGCAGACAGAAATTCCGGAATTCCCCACATTGAGCAAAAGTACAAGGTTGAGCAAATTCTTAAAGCAGCTGGCTTACCGACAACGATGTTGCGGGCTTGTTTGTTTATGGAGGAGTTTTGGAAAAAGTACACGCGACCGTCGATACTTAAGGGAACTTTCCCATTTTCGATTCAGCCTGACAAGCCTTTACATCTGATTACAACTATAGATATGGGTCGCGTTGCTGCTTACGTGATGAAAAATCCTGACAAGTACATCGGTCAAGAAATTGAACTTGCTGGTGATGTGCTGACTCCAAAGCAACTTGCCGAGGCATTCTCTAAAGCGCAGGGGACAACTGTTGTTCACAAAGAAACACCCGCGTGGATATTCTTACTTTTATTTCAAAAAGAATTGTACGCTTTGATTCAGTGGTATCGCCACAAGGGTTATCAAGCTGATGTGCAGCATTTGCGTCAAGAGTTTCCCGGACTTTTGACGACTTTCGATGAATTTCTGCAAGAAACCAATTGGGGAAATAAAGAACTTACTTACGAGAGTCTTTCAGGATTGGGGGATGCAAAGTCACGAGAGTGA
- a CDS encoding red chlorophyll catabolite reductase: MISQQPNVDNTAVFEQLWGITNELKQKLDARFTLHPEPSTKSLQSYSATTKEAHGSLNSFSGEEIDWLVHGWFAKTEKSSFSTMRLTTWLRSHIRVPHLAFEFGTFPNIFFYIDYIPRTDILIDMEYLDRYYEPVNETFLSLQSNPSLSLFTSKSLYVRQFQSPISLCYTCSATDDTLNLVRTLAHEILDRWLTWVDEAEAMPEDARAALAERDLFLRRSSAERDPGNKFAAQMLGTELTNKLIRALWGGDRLK; this comes from the coding sequence ATGATTTCGCAGCAACCTAATGTAGACAATACAGCTGTATTTGAACAGTTATGGGGTATTACAAACGAACTCAAGCAGAAGTTGGATGCTCGTTTTACGCTACATCCAGAACCTTCTACGAAAAGCTTACAGAGCTATTCTGCCACGACAAAAGAGGCACACGGTTCGCTCAATAGCTTCTCTGGAGAAGAAATTGATTGGCTGGTGCATGGGTGGTTTGCCAAGACCGAAAAATCAAGCTTCAGCACGATGCGTCTGACTACCTGGTTGCGATCGCATATCCGGGTTCCTCATCTGGCGTTTGAGTTTGGCACGTTTCCAAATATTTTCTTTTATATTGATTACATTCCCCGAACTGATATTTTGATTGATATGGAATATCTGGATCGCTACTATGAGCCAGTTAATGAAACATTCCTGAGTTTGCAAAGCAATCCCAGTTTGTCATTATTTACTAGCAAGAGCTTGTATGTCCGCCAGTTTCAATCGCCTATCAGCCTCTGCTACACCTGTTCAGCTACGGATGACACACTCAACCTGGTTCGCACGCTTGCACACGAAATTCTGGATCGCTGGCTGACGTGGGTAGACGAGGCTGAGGCAATGCCAGAAGATGCGCGGGCTGCCTTGGCTGAACGCGACTTGTTTTTGCGCCGTAGCAGCGCTGAACGCGATCCAGGCAACAAGTTTGCAGCGCAAATGTTGGGTACGGAATTGACTAACAAACTAATTCGGGCGCTTTGGGGTGGCGATCGCCTCAAATAA
- a CDS encoding nitrilase-related carbon-nitrogen hydrolase: MEINNTAIDSYRALALQVTCHAVNQASDRTQARSLMQQTINRLAQQIAASIAFIGFDCRLIVLPEYFLTGFPMGESLAVWAEKACLEMAGAEYEALGKIAQKHNIFLAGNAYELDPNFPGLYFQTCFVIDPSGSIVLRYRRLNSMFAPTPHDVWDKYLDCYGLEGVFPVAKTAIGNLAALASEEILYPEVARCLAMRGAEIFLHSTSEVYSKMLTPKDAAKISRAVENMAYVVSANTAGIANIPIPIASVDGGSKIIDYRGIVLAETVTGESMAAFAEIDLAALRRDRRRPGLNNLLSRQRFELYAESYRQSHFYPANTMLEKEVDRKHFIQTQQETIERLSKLGVIGNG; the protein is encoded by the coding sequence ATGGAAATTAATAATACCGCCATCGACTCATACAGAGCATTAGCACTTCAAGTAACGTGCCACGCAGTTAACCAAGCCAGCGATCGAACCCAAGCGCGATCGCTCATGCAGCAAACCATCAACCGCTTGGCACAACAAATAGCTGCCAGTATCGCTTTTATTGGCTTTGACTGTCGTTTAATTGTCCTGCCGGAATACTTTCTCACAGGCTTTCCGATGGGAGAATCTTTAGCTGTCTGGGCAGAAAAAGCTTGTTTGGAAATGGCTGGTGCTGAGTATGAAGCTCTTGGTAAAATAGCCCAAAAGCATAATATCTTCTTGGCAGGCAACGCTTACGAACTCGATCCCAACTTTCCAGGGTTGTACTTCCAAACCTGCTTTGTTATTGACCCCTCAGGGTCAATTGTCTTGCGGTATCGACGGCTAAATTCGATGTTTGCCCCCACACCGCACGATGTCTGGGACAAATATCTAGATTGCTACGGGTTAGAGGGTGTTTTTCCGGTAGCGAAGACGGCGATCGGTAATTTGGCAGCTCTGGCATCCGAAGAAATTTTATATCCAGAAGTGGCGCGGTGTCTGGCAATGCGCGGTGCAGAAATTTTTCTGCATTCTACATCAGAAGTGTATAGCAAAATGTTAACGCCTAAAGATGCCGCAAAAATCAGCCGTGCAGTAGAAAATATGGCATACGTAGTCTCGGCAAATACAGCAGGCATTGCAAATATCCCGATTCCGATTGCATCGGTTGATGGTGGTTCTAAAATTATTGATTATCGAGGAATTGTTTTAGCTGAAACTGTTACAGGTGAGAGCATGGCAGCTTTTGCCGAGATTGACCTGGCAGCTTTACGACGCGATCGCCGCAGACCTGGGTTAAATAATTTACTTTCACGCCAGCGATTTGAGCTATACGCAGAAAGTTACCGCCAGTCCCATTTCTACCCGGCAAATACTATGCTGGAAAAAGAAGTAGACCGCAAACATTTTATCCAAACACAGCAAGAAACTATCGAGCGTCTAAGCAAATTGGGGGTAATCGGTAATGGGTAA
- a CDS encoding aldehyde dehydrogenase family protein, which yields MTKPIEVRNPRTGKYDYVIIPPPAKLLAQQCSRLRRAQKSWQQQGLEGRIEALQQWKQAILSGRDQLTEALVADTGRLSISVLEIDSFLSSIDRWCGLAPKLLQDFEKGTAIPFIELQQTAVPYSLVGVISPWNFPLLLSTIDTIPALLAGCAVIVKPSEIAPRFVAPLLATLNSVPKLRDILTFIEGAGETGAALIDNVDLVCFTGSVATGRKVAEAAARQFIPAFLELGGKDPAIVLESADIELATSAILWGSVVNTGQSCLSIERIYVAESIFDKFYHQLVTKAYRLRLAHPKIEDGEIGPIIAEGQAAIIKDHLQDAVSKKAVIHCGGEVEQLSGGWWCRPTVITSVNHSMKVMTEETFGPIMPVMAFSRIEEAIALANDTIYGLSAAVFGEPTKALEIAQQIDAGAISINDAALTALMHEGEKNAFKFSGMGGSRMGPAALTRFMRKKAFLVKTNAVSDPWWFNNQ from the coding sequence ATGACCAAACCAATAGAAGTTCGCAACCCCCGAACCGGAAAGTATGACTACGTGATTATACCGCCGCCTGCGAAGCTGCTGGCACAACAATGTAGCCGTCTGCGGAGGGCGCAAAAAAGCTGGCAGCAACAAGGTCTAGAAGGGCGAATAGAAGCCTTACAGCAGTGGAAGCAAGCGATATTATCAGGACGCGATCAACTGACTGAAGCTTTAGTTGCTGATACCGGCAGATTATCAATCTCGGTGCTGGAAATTGACTCATTCCTTTCCAGCATCGATCGCTGGTGTGGATTAGCGCCAAAATTATTACAAGATTTTGAAAAAGGTACAGCAATACCTTTTATCGAACTGCAACAAACAGCGGTTCCTTATTCGTTAGTTGGGGTGATTAGCCCTTGGAATTTTCCCTTATTGCTGTCTACGATTGATACGATTCCCGCATTGCTAGCGGGTTGTGCTGTCATCGTTAAACCCAGTGAAATTGCTCCCCGCTTCGTGGCACCTTTGTTAGCGACACTTAACAGCGTTCCCAAATTACGCGATATATTAACTTTTATTGAGGGAGCCGGGGAAACTGGAGCCGCATTAATTGACAATGTGGATCTGGTGTGCTTTACCGGCAGTGTAGCCACCGGACGCAAAGTAGCAGAAGCCGCAGCGAGACAGTTTATTCCTGCTTTTTTGGAATTAGGAGGAAAAGATCCGGCGATCGTTTTAGAATCAGCCGATATAGAATTAGCAACATCAGCAATTTTGTGGGGTTCCGTCGTCAACACCGGACAATCTTGCTTGTCGATTGAGAGAATTTATGTTGCTGAATCTATCTTTGATAAGTTTTACCATCAACTTGTAACTAAAGCGTATCGCCTGCGGTTGGCTCATCCTAAAATTGAAGATGGCGAAATCGGTCCGATTATTGCCGAAGGACAAGCAGCGATTATTAAAGACCATTTGCAAGATGCAGTGTCAAAGAAAGCGGTAATTCACTGCGGTGGGGAAGTTGAGCAATTGAGTGGTGGTTGGTGGTGTCGTCCAACAGTTATCACAAGTGTTAACCATTCGATGAAAGTGATGACCGAAGAGACTTTTGGACCAATTATGCCAGTGATGGCTTTTTCTAGAATTGAAGAAGCGATCGCATTAGCCAACGATACCATTTATGGGCTAAGTGCTGCTGTCTTTGGCGAGCCAACAAAAGCTTTAGAAATCGCCCAGCAGATAGATGCAGGAGCAATCAGTATCAACGATGCTGCACTCACTGCCTTAATGCACGAGGGAGAAAAAAACGCCTTTAAATTCTCCGGTATGGGAGGTTCGCGCATGGGACCAGCCGCACTGACACGATTCATGCGGAAAAAAGCATTTTTGGTCAAAACTAACGCTGTTAGCGACCCTTGGTGGTTTAATAACCAATAA
- a CDS encoding DUF3598 family protein, giving the protein MSTIKEEMPVLFRHKGDWVGTYTLIDTEGKILDKHESHLTCEFPENGSYPYYQVNRYKWSDGKYEEHQFPATYHDKKLWFDTERIQGKAWEADDSTVILWFSYKTMPEMSLYEMIQISPDNNYRARTWHWFKNHQIYQRTLIQEERQR; this is encoded by the coding sequence ATGTCTACCATCAAAGAAGAAATGCCCGTTCTTTTCCGCCATAAAGGAGATTGGGTAGGTACGTATACACTGATTGATACAGAAGGAAAAATCCTCGACAAGCATGAATCTCACTTAACCTGTGAGTTTCCAGAAAACGGTTCTTATCCCTACTACCAAGTTAATCGCTACAAGTGGTCTGATGGTAAATACGAAGAACATCAGTTTCCCGCAACCTATCACGATAAAAAACTCTGGTTTGATACAGAACGCATTCAAGGAAAAGCCTGGGAAGCAGACGATTCCACCGTGATTTTGTGGTTTTCTTATAAGACAATGCCAGAAATGTCTTTATATGAAATGATCCAAATTAGCCCTGACAATAACTATCGCGCTCGAACTTGGCACTGGTTTAAGAACCATCAAATCTACCAACGCACCCTGATCCAAGAAGAACGGCAACGATAA
- a CDS encoding aromatic ring-hydroxylating dioxygenase subunit alpha, with translation MIVNSKIEEQAKQTSLQPEQNQEFDWRQCWYPVCFVQDLPKNQPYSFSLYDEPFVLFRDQDGKLVCLVDRCPHRAAKFSDGQITDGKIECLYHGWQFGSDGQCLHIPQLPTEAKIPANACVQSFAVVERQGIAWVWAGEYETAADERIPTIAELDKPEFVPKDYMRDLPYDQTYFIENVIDPAHVNIIHDGILGKREYARPLEIEVQENSLAGIRSRVRGMGRSDNTWARLDFISPNLVLYTFKVELPGKSIAAGTALYSIPLSKNRCRILLRNYANTSSWLNKLKRGWLDHIMVQNKILEGDLQLVVQQKAEIERLGQSLKQVYLPLKTSDTLVLEYRKWLDKFGSSLPYYQGYSTSKNIGKDENSVNLMPLDRFSQHTQMCSSCSEAYQLTNRVKQTCVGVAIAFAALAILSEGWIQVAAVSASLGAVGLAVAANKFKTYFERFYTRH, from the coding sequence ATGATAGTGAATTCCAAGATAGAAGAACAAGCAAAACAAACGTCGCTCCAACCTGAGCAAAATCAAGAGTTTGACTGGAGGCAATGCTGGTATCCTGTTTGCTTTGTGCAAGATTTACCGAAAAACCAACCCTATAGCTTTTCTTTGTATGACGAACCGTTCGTTTTATTTAGGGATCAAGATGGGAAGCTTGTCTGTCTGGTAGATCGTTGTCCCCACCGTGCAGCCAAATTTTCTGATGGACAGATAACTGATGGTAAAATTGAGTGTTTGTACCACGGTTGGCAATTTGGCAGCGATGGTCAATGTTTGCATATTCCGCAGTTACCAACGGAAGCCAAAATTCCGGCTAATGCTTGCGTACAGTCATTTGCAGTTGTGGAACGCCAAGGTATCGCTTGGGTATGGGCTGGAGAATATGAAACAGCTGCTGATGAGCGCATTCCCACTATTGCGGAGTTGGACAAACCGGAGTTTGTCCCTAAAGACTATATGCGTGACCTTCCTTACGACCAAACCTATTTTATAGAAAACGTCATTGACCCAGCTCACGTTAACATCATCCACGATGGGATACTAGGCAAGAGAGAATACGCTCGACCGCTAGAGATAGAAGTTCAAGAGAATTCTCTTGCAGGCATTCGTTCTAGAGTTCGGGGGATGGGAAGATCCGATAATACTTGGGCACGATTGGATTTTATTAGTCCAAACTTAGTTCTCTACACATTTAAGGTTGAACTACCGGGTAAGTCTATCGCTGCCGGAACCGCTTTGTATTCAATTCCTCTAAGTAAAAATAGATGCCGTATTCTACTCAGGAATTATGCTAACACCTCGAGCTGGTTAAATAAACTCAAGCGTGGGTGGTTAGATCACATTATGGTGCAAAACAAAATATTGGAGGGGGATTTACAACTTGTTGTCCAACAAAAGGCAGAAATTGAGCGGTTGGGACAAAGCTTGAAACAAGTGTATTTACCGCTGAAAACATCTGACACGTTAGTCTTGGAGTACCGCAAGTGGCTGGATAAATTCGGGTCATCTTTACCTTACTATCAAGGCTATTCCACCTCTAAAAATATAGGCAAGGATGAGAATTCTGTGAACTTAATGCCACTAGACAGGTTCTCGCAACATACACAAATGTGTAGTTCTTGCTCTGAGGCATATCAGCTAACAAATCGAGTCAAACAAACGTGTGTGGGAGTGGCGATCGCTTTTGCAGCTTTAGCGATACTTTCCGAAGGGTGGATACAAGTCGCGGCAGTTTCGGCATCTCTTGGGGCAGTTGGTTTGGCAGTTGCTGCTAATAAATTCAAAACCTACTTCGAGCGTTTCTACACTCGACATTAA
- the hisS gene encoding histidine--tRNA ligase: MAKADKINFSTPSGFPEFLPSEKRLELYLLDTIRRVFESYGFTPIETPAVERLEVLQAKGNQGDNIIYAIDPILPPNRQAERDKAGETGSEARALKFDQTVPLAAYIARHLNELTFPFARYQMDVVFRGERAKDGRFRQFRQCDIDVVARRELSLLYDAQMPAIISEIFEAVNIGDFLIRINNRKILTGFFKSVGIAENKIKSCIGIIDNLEKIGEVKVKQELEKEGILAEQTQKIIDFIKIDGTVDEVLDKLKHLAVNMPEAEQFSLGVAEIETVIAGVRNLGVAENRFCIDLAIARGLDYYTGTVYETTLLGHEALGSICSGGRYEELVGTFIGEKMPGVGISIGLTRLISRLLKAGILNTLAATPAQVMVVNMQEDLMPIYLNVSQMLRKAGINVITSFDKRGLGKQFQLAEKQGIQFCIIIGSEEAAAQKSSLKDLKTGEQVEVSLENLAVEIKKIIA, from the coding sequence ATGGCAAAAGCTGATAAAATAAATTTTTCTACCCCTAGCGGATTTCCCGAATTTCTTCCTAGCGAAAAGCGCCTAGAATTATATTTGCTAGACACCATCCGTAGAGTTTTTGAAAGTTATGGATTTACACCTATTGAAACTCCGGCAGTAGAACGCTTAGAAGTGTTGCAAGCCAAAGGTAATCAAGGTGATAATATCATTTATGCAATTGATCCCATCCTGCCACCAAATCGGCAGGCTGAGAGGGATAAAGCGGGTGAAACCGGTTCAGAAGCACGCGCTTTAAAGTTTGACCAAACAGTTCCTTTAGCAGCTTATATTGCCCGTCACTTGAATGAATTGACCTTTCCCTTTGCCCGCTACCAAATGGATGTAGTTTTCCGTGGGGAAAGAGCAAAAGATGGACGTTTTCGTCAGTTTCGGCAGTGCGATATTGATGTAGTTGCGCGTCGGGAACTCAGCTTGCTATATGATGCTCAGATGCCTGCAATTATCTCTGAAATATTTGAAGCTGTAAATATCGGTGATTTCTTAATTCGCATCAACAACCGTAAAATTCTCACAGGTTTCTTTAAGTCTGTAGGTATTGCAGAGAATAAAATAAAATCCTGTATCGGCATCATTGATAATTTAGAAAAAATCGGCGAAGTTAAAGTTAAGCAGGAATTAGAAAAAGAAGGCATTTTAGCAGAACAGACACAAAAAATAATTGATTTTATTAAAATTGACGGTACAGTTGATGAGGTATTAGATAAACTCAAGCACCTCGCGGTTAATATGCCAGAAGCCGAGCAATTTAGTCTGGGAGTTGCTGAAATAGAAACGGTGATTGCAGGTGTACGTAATCTCGGAGTTGCTGAAAATCGTTTTTGTATAGATTTAGCGATCGCTCGCGGTCTTGATTATTATACGGGCACAGTTTACGAAACAACCCTACTAGGACACGAAGCTTTAGGCAGTATTTGCTCTGGTGGCAGATATGAAGAATTAGTCGGGACATTTATCGGTGAGAAAATGCCAGGTGTTGGCATTTCTATCGGCTTAACTCGCTTAATTAGTAGATTGTTAAAAGCTGGTATTCTCAATACCTTAGCAGCCACACCAGCACAAGTGATGGTAGTAAATATGCAAGAGGATTTGATGCCCATTTATTTAAATGTGTCTCAAATGCTCCGTAAGGCTGGCATTAATGTTATAACTAGTTTTGACAAACGAGGATTGGGTAAACAATTTCAACTAGCTGAAAAGCAAGGAATTCAATTCTGTATAATTATTGGTTCTGAAGAAGCAGCAGCACAAAAATCTTCGCTAAAAGATTTGAAAACAGGTGAGCAAGTAGAAGTTTCACTGGAAAATTTGGCAGTAGAAATTAAAAAAATAATTGCGTAA